A single genomic interval of Laspinema palackyanum D2c harbors:
- a CDS encoding glycosyltransferase family protein encodes MEIEPQARQSYTFLIERSPTPIYQRITRGFKDALETLGHKVLYFDPTQYQSDEEARKNLFKNFEINEIDYCFLFSNSVILKSYIREIKQFVFEVIPSNLIFVYHDRSGCSFLVGQGGFKAYYQAVENVKDRSWHFCLECNDVIDLRLMGFERVYPIFHASEFGSDYAKDEKDYEYNISFVGHVLPSFAEIYKSTEEILKAPCFHRVAAEFWNRLVKHDRKTENYAHDLASQIVGSTSSLKFFEKKFYYVYVLGILTPFFRGELIQRINDEFEVDIVGGDPGYISGLSENRNIEKNGVKYHPPTKDYAESQYIYENSKINLNITSLQFDEAVVNRVIDVGAAGGFILTDWKNDLKKVTSVHQEISYRTIEELNYKIDYYLTHETERQEIAEQLHQDVISNYRYENVVRDMMSKLNQMPSSESEVIRIDLGCGPRKAEGFLGVDIYDWEGVDVVADLTRQFPFQNNSIDEIRAYDVIEHLSDRIHTMNEIWRIGKPEAIVDIWVPSTDGRGAFQDPTHVSFWNINSFKYYCNEFPAYLDLCKSYGFKGEYSLINLSQQESDDGGVHVRAILKVIKPESRKEGSLEDFVKNLKLKKVNLAIFIDWTQPEEAIGEFLGDVLRSIATHPDREDMNLLVDVSNFPQESEISPEEIISEIALTLMLEENLDILNEGAEIFMLPRISQMQWQAISSYVCGRIQWEHENANTLASLEMENMQLYDLTSFSRTVFK; translated from the coding sequence TTTCGACCCCACTCAATATCAAAGTGATGAGGAAGCTCGGAAAAATTTATTTAAGAATTTTGAAATTAATGAAATTGATTATTGCTTTTTATTTTCTAATTCCGTAATATTGAAATCTTATATTAGAGAAATCAAACAATTTGTGTTTGAGGTAATTCCCTCCAATCTAATTTTTGTTTATCATGATCGAAGTGGCTGTAGTTTCCTCGTGGGACAAGGCGGTTTCAAAGCCTACTATCAAGCAGTAGAGAATGTGAAAGATAGAAGTTGGCATTTTTGTCTAGAGTGTAACGATGTTATAGATTTAAGGTTAATGGGATTTGAGCGAGTTTATCCTATTTTTCACGCTTCAGAGTTTGGGAGCGATTACGCAAAAGATGAAAAAGACTATGAGTATAATATTTCCTTCGTGGGTCATGTTCTACCTAGTTTTGCCGAGATATATAAAAGCACCGAAGAAATTTTAAAAGCTCCTTGCTTTCACAGGGTGGCTGCTGAATTTTGGAATCGTTTAGTTAAACATGATAGAAAAACGGAAAATTATGCTCACGATCTTGCCAGTCAGATAGTTGGGTCAACGTCTAGTTTAAAGTTTTTTGAAAAAAAGTTTTATTATGTTTATGTTCTCGGAATATTGACCCCATTTTTTAGAGGAGAATTGATTCAAAGAATAAATGATGAATTTGAAGTCGATATTGTGGGAGGCGATCCGGGATATATTTCTGGATTATCCGAGAATAGAAACATCGAAAAAAACGGCGTAAAATATCATCCCCCGACCAAAGATTATGCTGAATCTCAATATATTTATGAAAATTCAAAAATAAACTTAAACATTACTTCTTTGCAATTTGATGAAGCGGTGGTTAACCGAGTCATAGATGTAGGTGCAGCGGGAGGATTTATCCTCACCGACTGGAAAAATGATTTAAAAAAGGTGACATCGGTACATCAAGAAATATCCTACAGAACGATTGAAGAACTTAATTATAAAATTGATTACTATTTAACTCACGAAACCGAAAGGCAAGAGATTGCCGAACAGCTACATCAAGATGTAATTAGTAATTATAGGTATGAAAATGTGGTAAGAGATATGATGTCAAAGTTGAATCAGATGCCTAGTTCGGAATCGGAGGTAATCCGGATAGATTTAGGATGCGGCCCTCGCAAGGCAGAGGGTTTTTTGGGAGTAGATATCTACGATTGGGAAGGTGTAGATGTGGTGGCAGATCTAACTCGGCAATTTCCATTTCAGAATAATAGTATAGATGAAATAAGAGCTTATGATGTTATTGAACACTTGAGCGATCGCATTCATACAATGAATGAAATTTGGCGAATTGGTAAACCAGAAGCGATCGTAGATATTTGGGTTCCTTCAACAGACGGTAGAGGAGCTTTTCAAGATCCTACTCATGTCAGCTTTTGGAATATTAATTCTTTTAAGTATTACTGTAATGAATTTCCCGCGTATCTAGATTTATGTAAAAGCTATGGCTTTAAAGGGGAATATAGCCTAATTAATTTATCGCAACAAGAATCCGATGATGGAGGAGTTCACGTTCGAGCGATTTTAAAAGTTATTAAGCCGGAAAGTAGAAAGGAAGGGTCTTTAGAGGATTTTGTCAAAAACCTGAAACTGAAAAAAGTTAACCTTGCTATTTTTATAGACTGGACTCAACCGGAAGAAGCGATCGGGGAATTTTTAGGCGATGTACTGCGATCAATTGCGACTCATCCGGATAGAGAAGACATGAATTTACTGGTGGACGTAAGTAACTTTCCGCAAGAATCTGAAATCAGTCCAGAAGAAATTATTTCGGAAATTGCACTGACCTTAATGTTAGAAGAAAATCTAGATATTTTGAATGAAGGTGCAGAAATTTTTATGTTGCCAAGGATTAGTCAAATGCAGTGGCAAGCAATTTCGTCATACGTGTGCGGTCGAATTCAGTGGGAGCATGAAAATGCAAACACTCTCGCCAGTCTAGAAATGGAAAATATGCAACTCTACGATCTAACAAGCTTTAGCCGTACGGTATTTAAGTAG